Part of the Candidatus Methanogranum gryphiswaldense genome, GGTTACGATATCAGAACAATACTCGCACGATGGATCAACATCATAAAAAAAACTAGATGTTATCTCTTTGACGTTTGATCAAGAGGGTCTGCAAAATGAATGAAATGCAATTGAAATATGGATGCAACCCAAACCAACAACCAGCACGGATATTTATGAAAAATGGGGAATTACCCATAAAGGTCCTAAACGGAAAACCCGGTTATATCAACTTATTAGATGCCTTCAACGGATGGCAACTTGTTACAGGTCTGAAAAAAGCAACAGGATATCCTGCAGCCGCATCATTCAAACATGTGAGTCCCGCGGGTGCAGCTATCGGAACTCCAATGAGTGAAACTCTCAAGAAAATATGTTTTGTGGATGATATGAAAATGTCCCCGATCGCCATGGCATATGCCAAAGCAAGGGGTGCTGATAGAATGTCCTCATACGGTGATTTTGTTTCATTGTCTGATGTATGTGATGTACCTACAGCCAAACTCATCTCCAGAGAAGTATCTGATGGTGTCATAGCACCCGGATACGAGGACGCGGCCCTTGAGATACTAAAGTCCAAACGTAAAGGTACCTATGCTGTGATACAAATTGATGAGAACTATGTGCCAGATACCATAGAACAAAAAGATGTCTATGGTGTTACATTCGAACAGGCAAGGAACGAGGTCGAAATATCAGATAAACTATTGAATAATATGCCGACCAAGAACAAAAATATCCCACAAAATGCAAAGAACGACCTTTTGATCTCTTTAATTGTACTGAAATACACACAATCCAACTCCGTCTGTTATGTAAAGGACGGACAGACCATAGGAATAGGGGCAGGACAACAATCTAGGGTCCACTGCACCCGTTTGGCAGGAGAAAAGGCAGATAAATGGTATCTGCGTCAAAGCCCGAAGGCCTTGAACCTTCCTTTTAGGAACGATATACACCGCCCAGACCGTGACAATGCGATCGATGTCTATCTTTCAGATTATTACGAGGATGTCCTCTCCGAAGGAAATTGGGAGAACATTTTCACTGAGAGACCGGAACCTCTAACAAGGGAAGAGAGAGAACAGTGGATCAAAACCTTAAAAGGAGTATCTGTAGGTTCCGATGCATTCTTCCCATTCGGCGACAACATCGAGAGAGCACGCAGAAGCGGAGTGGATTATGTGGCACAGACAGGAGGATCCATCCGCGATGACAATGTCATAGAAACGTGTGACAAATACAACATCGCAATGGCCTTTACCGGTGTGAGACTTTTCCATCACTGATGAATATTACATTGACTCGGACCCCATATTTTTAACACAGGTCCGAGTCGAACACTTTTGATCTAAGAACAATATATTTCAAAGAGCCAGTATACGTTTTCATAAATATGTCATGGGTTTAATTCTAACCATCAATAAATGTGCCAGATATAAATTTTGAAATACATCATTTACTAAAATATTTCAACTAAATAAATTAAAATTGAACGAAAGTATTATTTCACTGTGCTCGATTCTAAATATCATGTCAGAAACGGTCCGAAATAACATATCCATCTTGAGAAAAGTAAATCTGATTTTCAGATTCAGTTACACCATTCCTTTTTTTCTGGCATCGATATGCGGATCCATACTTGCATTGCCCTATAGTCCATCCCTATGGATGGCCGTACTGATACCTCTTGTAGTACAGATATTGGCAGTTTTTGTGAATTTCTCCAATGATTACTTTGATCATGGTTCGGGGGTCGATGCTATGCGTTTCGAAATGACGAAGAGCCATATCACCGATAGCGAAGTACTGAGCAAGATATACTGGGAAGGAAACCAATTCGATACTGGAATGATTACTGAGAAACAAGGAAAGATCATCATGGCTGTGATCGTCGCCGCAATCGTATTGATGTCTCTACCGATCATAGCATATTCTGGATGGAAAGTCATCGTCCTCGGACTCGTAGGATTGTTCTTCGCATACTTTTACACAGCTCCTCCCCTCAATCTTGGAGCCAGGGGACTGGGTGAGACAGTCGTTGGAATATCTTTCCTCATGATGGTCGCATGCACATTCTATGTTCTTACTGGAACTATCACTCAAGAAGTCTTGCTTGTCTCACTTGTGATAGGCATAGCAGTCGGTACCATGAGGATGGTCGACTCAATGTCAGCCCAAGAAGCGCACATAGCAAATCATGAGGTCAGCGTATCGGTCATACTTGGTACGAACGGCACTATCCCAGTTGCAAAATTCATGATCCTGACGATGTATGTATTGGCAGCATGCCTTTCGATATTCAACCCTATTTTCCTACTCATCTTCTTGAGCATCCCGCTATCATACAAGGCCTGGAAAACAATGGACCCAGGAAGATCAGGATGGGAAATAAGAGTGATACCATACTTCTTCGGGATATCTTTGTCGATCGAGATACTTGCAATGGCTGCCGCATTATTGTCAATGGCGATCTGAAGAGGATTTTGAAGCAGCAAAGACAGACGACATCTCCAATATGGTCGATGGATTGCCCCTACCTATCAGATAATATTCCCTTACGGCTGCATACCCACAATGCTTACAAGATTCGGTTCCCGTCATCGGGCAGCCATTCATATGTATCTCGCCAGGCAGCATGAATGCAGACATCTTCCTAGGACACTTTAGATCCCAATCCTCATGGATAAGAAGTTCCAGACCTTTATTTGAATTTAATATCGGAAAACCTTTTTTCTTCAATTCTTTAATCTCTACGATCGCAGCAGAACGTTCTTCAAAAGAGGGCATTATAGAATACGGCGGAGGCGTTATGAAATTGAAAACGATACCTGCGATATTAGGATGCTGGACAATAGTTTCTGCCATTTCACGTATATACATTATATTGTCCTTTTGCAAAACTGCATTGGCGTATATCTTACCATCAAAATCCAGATCATCGATGGTCTTCATGAGTTTATCGAATACACCTTCACCGCGTATCGAATCGTGTATCTCTTTTGGACCGTCAAGGCTGATCGATATCACATCAGAATTCGTGAACACTGTTCCGGTGGTTCCGTTGGTAGTATAACCGATATTGTAATAACCCATATCCTTGGCAGCATCTATGAGGTCTCCCAGGTCCTTTTCCCCATCCTTCCACATTGTAGGCTCCCCGCCTTCAAAATATGCGATCTTGGCACCTTTTTTATGCATTTCTTTCAGATCTTTGATTATCTGATCATAAGAAAGCGAGGTCTCTGCCTTCGGATTAGACTCTACAGCATCTGCTATCCCGCAATGCTTACACCTGAGATTGCATCCATAATGTATCCCTATGGTATCCACAAGAGGAACATCCTTACCTAACTTGAAAAGCATCCACCATTGTGCATAACCAAAGAACTCAGATATATTGCCCATTACAGTGTAAACGGCTATGGTCTAAAAAAGTATTTCTTTATTTTTCCTTTATTGAAAAAGCACACATTTCTGCGTATGTTGCGATTTGTTCATAGCTTACGCTGATAGAACCATCCTGTAAGACGAACAGACGGACTTGATGTACCCGATCACGTCCGTCAGTTCGTCTGTAGGCTCAAAGGGTTTTTGGAACAACCTCAGATTACAGGAGCTGTGTTCAGTAACGATCATCTATACAATTTTTCAAATTGCTTATGATATCGTCCCTATTGTAATCCCTGCCAATGAGAACGAGTTCGTTCTTCCTGTCTCCGTATTTCTCATCCCAGTTCTCCTTTATATCGGGATAGTAACTGAAGATCTCTTCCCTCTCCTTTTTGGAATACGCTGCCACCCATTCAGAGACACCAGTGAGCATCAGGTTCTTTCCTGCTTGTTCAAAGAGCATCATGATCTTCGGCTTATTGGAGAACCATATGTAACCTTTCGAACGGATCAATGTCTTCGGATAGTTGTCTAAGAACTTTGAGAATTTCTTGTAGTTGAGAGGTCTCTTTTCCACGAATACGAACGATGTTATCCCAAAATCGTCCATACCTTTCTTCTCGTTTGCTTGATCTCTGTCCAGGGATTTTTGATAGGTTGAAGAGGACAACACCTTGAAGAAATCGAATACGTTCGAATCGAAAATGTCTGTTGTATCAACTTTTCCTTGAACTGTCTCGATAAGTTTCGCATCTGGTTGCAATCCTTTGACCACCGATCTTACATTTTCCAGATCTTCTTTGTTCAACAGATCGCATTTGTTCAATATGAGCACATTGCAGAATTCAATCTGATCCATGACCAGATTGACTATGTCCGAGTCCTCTGTATCATTCCCCTTCTTTGAGATATCATCCAAAAATTCGGTGAAGATTCTTGAAGCATCGACGACAGAAATAACATTGTTTAGATAAAATGCCATTTCTCTTTTCTGTTGTTCATATATCATGAAACCTTGACATATCCCTGTGGGATTGCTCACTCCAGAAGCCTCTACCAGAATAGACTCGAATTTGCCAGTTACTGCGACCTGCTGCAATTCAGACATGAATTTATCCCTCAATGTACAGCAGATGCATCCCCCTGTCATCTCACGAAGAGTTTTGTTCTCGATCACATTCCCATTTTTGATCAGGTTGCTGTCGACATTGACAGTCCCAAGATCGTTGACGATGAGCGCGATCTGTTTATCCTGATTTTTTTTAAGAAAATCGTTCATTAAAGTGGTTTTTCCTGAACCTAGGTATCCAGTTATGATTGTGACAGGTGTCTTACTCATTTCTCATTTTCTCCATATTTCAATTAAGATAACAATCAGATATGACGAAAATGCAACCGTTGATTGCAAAAGTCATTTTTTTCATGTTGGGAGGCCTTAAAATTTTTCAAATAGATAACAATTTGCATAACTTTATTAAAATTACAATAAGAATAGACCTATTTATTAATAACATTACCAATCGATCGGACCGGAAGCATCAAGATACATGCCACGAAACAAGCTAATATTCGGACATGAAACGTCTACGAATGATTGCTTCGGTCCTCTTTCTCCCATATCAATACCTCTGAAAAAATGTAATTTTATAACTTTACAAAATGCCAGGTCTTACCATATTGCCTCACAAAAAAAATATAACCTACGTGACTGATATTTCAAAGATGACGGCCATCGATGATATCGATAAAGATCTGATAGCCCCATGCGGTATGAATTGCAGACTTTGCATGGCCTACCAGAGAGAAAAAAATCACTGCGATGGTTGTCGCAAAGACGACGGCCTCAAACCAAATCAATGCAAAGTGTGCATCATCAAAAACTGTACTACCATTCAGACCAACTTATCCGGGTTTTGTTTTGAATGCAACTCTTTTCCGTGCCGCAGATTGAAACAATTAGACAAAAGATACATAGGAAAATACCACATGAGCATGCTAGAAAATCTAGAATTCATAAAATCTAGTGGCATGACTGCTTTTCTTGAAAAAGAAAAAGAACGTTGGACCTGTGAAAAATGTGGCAATATCGTATGCGTCCACCGCGACTTATGTCCAATGTGTAATGAACCTAAGAAATATGAATGAAAATTGGCCTCAAACTATTATTAGAACTGTTTAGATCAAAATTCAATTGTGTTCTCCTTCACTTTCTTACATAGATTTTTCGAAAGCATGCCCAATTCCATCCATGCAACATCGAAGATCGCTGATGTTATCAAACACGGTGGAGAGATGTCACCACGTATCTCTGGTGCATTCACCTTACTTGAAGAAAAATCTATGGCATCCATCACTGTGATCCTCTCAAGCCTTTTACCATAATCCTGTATCTTCTGACAATCAGAATCTATGTGTATATCGATGTCACCGTCATCACGCAGTGTCGCTGTCACCTTATGCGTCTTACTGCATGTATTCATCTTTACCGTAACTGTTGAAGAAATATCATCACCTCGATGATCATCAGATATCCCTAAATGGCACAATATCACAGCATGTGCATTCCAAACACATTGTATTGCATGTCATAGTGGTGAGTCCATATCTTTCCATAATGGTCTTCTGCATCTTTGAGACCCTTATCGCCCTCTCCGGAGTGACCTTGGGTATATCTCCGATAGCAGACCTCAAACTTTCCCTGTTGTAAGGATTGTACCTCAACGCTCTCAGACCCGGGATCACACCCTCAGAAGCTAAGCGACCCATTATGTCCCTCAAATCTCCATCCGTCTCACCTAGCCCGTATATTATGTTAGAAGAAACTTTCCCTTTCCCAAAGACCTTGACCGCCTTCACAAGCATCTCATTTATCAGGTCATAGTCCAACTCAGGACATACCTTTGAGAATATCGTCTTATTAGCTGCCTCAATGTTCAATTTGATCTCGGTAGCACCTGCATCCTTCAAAGATCTCAAATCCTCTTCACCAGATATGTATGGCTCTACACCTATCGGTATGTTTGGAAATTCCGCCCTTATTGCTTTTACGCAAGATATGAACCTTTTGACTGTGGTCTCTGCATTTTCTATTACTCCGCTGGTAAGAGATACTGAGACGACCTTTTGATCTTCCATCGCATCCTTGATCATAGCTACAATATCCGTATCTGTTAGGCCTTTGGTGATGCTCTTATCAAGACGAGGGGACGCACAGAATGCACAATTGTATATGCACCTTTGATCTAGATTGAAAAATGCTTGTTCGGGACAATGAAATACCACAGGTTTTATCTCGACCTTTTTCAAGAAGACCTCATTGTTCTTCGTAAGAAACAATGTACCATCCTGTGAAACATTGAGTTCAAATTCTCCCACATCATAAGATATTGCTTTCTTGACCCTACAACCATCGAAAGAGAACACCGCGGATGTTGAACCGGCGCCAGGTCCTGCTGTTGATTGGGATAGTCTGTAGGGCATCACAAATCCCTTTGGTAGTTTTATGCCTCCTCCCAATGAGAGTTCGGCCTTCTTGATCGTTCTTTCATCGCATTCCATTTTTAACACCAATCCTTCTTTGAAAAATATTTGAAATTGAAAAAGTTTTGATTTGACTCATAAGAGACCTGTTTTTTCCAATGCCTGATCTATGTCTTTTATCAGATCATCAAGATCCTCTATTCCTACACTGAATCTGAAGAATCCCTTGTTGAACTCCTTCGGATATAGATACTGTCTCTCATCATTCTCTCCTAGGAATACTATCAAACTCTCATCGTGACCGAGAGATACCGCAGATGTTATGATCCTAAGGTGACTTATGAATTTGTTATGAGCGTCATGATCAGCCTTCAATCCAAAGGCCAGAACACCTCCAAATCCTGGATGCATCTGCTTCAAGGCCGTGTGATAATTCTTATGGCTTTTTAATCCTGGATATGAAACAAAACTTACACATGGCAAACATTCCAGATATTCAGCTATCTTTAACGCATTGTAATTATGTACCTTCATACGAAGAGGCAATGTGACCGAACCACGCATTATAAGCCAGGCATTGAAAGGACTTATCACTCCCCCCAAATTGATCTGCGACTGTGTACGTATGACATCCAATTGCGTCTTTTTTCCTATTATCGCACCACCCATTGCGTCACCGTGTCCATTTATGTATTTGGTCAAGCTCTCAATTGAAAAATCAGCATCCAGTTCGATTGGACGCTGGTTGAAAGGTGAGGCAAAGGTATTATCGACCGAAAGTAACGCATGATTATCGTGTGCTATTTTGGCTATTTCTGTTATGTCCGATACAGAAAGAGTGGGATTTCCTGGTGTTTCAATATGTACCAACTTAGTATTCGGACGTATGGCAGCCCTTACTGCATCAAGGTCTGTGGTATCTACAATAGTGGTCTCCACATTGAATTTACTTTTCAGAAGCTCATTCAAAAGACGATAGACCGCTATGTACGTCACACTTGAGAATACCACATGGTCTCCACTCTTCAATAATGCAAAGAAAAGTCCAGATAACGCAGAAACACCGCTAGCCAGAACTATACAATCTTCCCCGCCTTCCAGGGATGCGATCTTCTCTTCCAAATAACGTTGATTGGTACCTCCGTTACGTGTGTATAGGTTTACATCTGCATCGCTCCAATTCAAATTCGTTGGATCGTACGGAAGTTCATAGCTATTCGCCATAGTTATAGGCCTTTTTATTGCCCCTGATTCTTTATCTACATCATTACCTGTATGAACCGATCTTGTCTGAAAACCAAGTTCATTGCCATATTTTCTTTCACTCATTCAATCACATTCAATAAAAAATTACATTTAAAAACTAAAATACAACTGATACATTGATCACGCATTATAACCAGCAAACAACTTTATCTTCATTTTTGATTTAAGAAACAGATCGCAGGATATCAGGAACGCGAAATAGATATCCTGCTTGTTGACTCATTATCTAACTTTTCCAACCTTCGTTGCTTCTTTCACCTCTTTCAATTTTCCATTTCTTACATCGTACACATACCCGTATATCGGTATATCTCCCGGAACAAGCGGATGATTCCGTATCCTGTCAACATCGTCGGTTACGCTCTTCTCTAGGTTACTGAATGGAAGGAAATTGATGTATTGTCCTTCTTCTGACCCACCTTCTTCGGAGGTGTTTTTCCACTCTTTTCCATCGAACTCAGCACTCTTCAGACTTCCTTTTAATAGGTCTCCGATGACCTCATTGGTAAATGTCAACATTCCACAGTCACTGTGATGTATGACGAACCATTCTTGTGTCCCAAGCAATTTGTGAGAAACAATCAGGGAACGGATGGCGTCATCACTGGCTCTGCCTCCCGCATTCCTGATCACATGCGCGTCACCCTCCGACAATCCGGCGAACTTTGCTGGATCGAGTCTTGCATCCATACATGTCAGAACGGCAAATTTTCTTCCGGGTGGTAAAGGGAGATTCTTTTTATCTCCGAAATTCAAGGCATACTGTTTATTTGCTTCCAACACTTCATTCAAGACCTTACTCATTGTTTCATTCTCCTATTGAAAGGGATCTTCACAGATTCTCGCATATATATGTAACAATTGTTAATATTTATTATGAATTGTCTATATTATTCATTAATGAATATTATTTAAGATATTATATTATTATAATACGTTTTTAAAAGATAAAACCAAGCTTATTTGACATAATATGCAACTAATTTCAATAAAGTATAGATTTAAATGTCATATCTATGATGTATCGAACTGATATTGATGCAGGATGCCTATTCATTGTTCGGAGATTACCTAAAATCTGCGGGTAAGGTAGCGATAGCGTATTCCGGAGGATTTGACAGTGCATTCATGCTCGCAGCCGCATCTGAATTCATACCAGATGATCATATCGCTATATTCGTGGATACTCCGATGGTATCCAACCGTCAAAGAAAAAATGCAAAGATAATCGCGGAAACACTAAACTCTCCATTGATAATAGTAAATTTAGAATGGCAAGATATGCCAGAAGTTACAAAAAACAATGGACAGAGATGCTATTTTTGTAAATCAGCAATATATGATAATGTCAGATCTATTGCTTTGGATCTTGGGTGCGATGTCTCCATCTGCGGTGATAACTATGATGACCTTAGCGCAGATCGTCCAGGAAGAAAGGCCGTCGATGAATACCACATCTCAAAACCATTGGAAGACCTCAAGATTTCAAGAAAAGACATTGTAGAAAAGGTCAAATCCCTTGATCTTGGATGCACAATAATCAAAGATACTTGTCTATCAACACGTATTCCGTTTGGAACACCGATAAATGAGAATACCATGAGATCGATAGAATCCTATGAACAAGCCGTACGTGATCTATGTGGGATTGAACAAGTAAGATTCAGATATCAAGAATATCACGCCAAGATACAAACATCACCACCAGAAATATACAGACTCAAAGAAAAAGAATCAGAGCTCAGAAACTATTTCTCAAAAAAAGGAATCAGTATAGAAATCGATCCAGATGGTTACAAAGGATAAAATTAAACGGAAATGGTTTGGATTTTGAATAAAAATAAGGTCAACTGACCCTTATCGTATTCCTTGCCGCTGTTTCAGCTAGTGACTGAAGTTGCACCGACTTATCAAAAACGTAAATTTTTTCTGGGTTTGCTTCGGTTATTGGATTAGTAGGCAATATGGTGCATCCTGAAACCTGTTTTATGGAAATATCAAATGTTCCTATCTCTTTTGCTATGGCCTCAATTTCCAATTTATCATAACCGATAAGGGGACGGATGACTGGGTAATTAAGCTCTATATTTTCAGAACGTATATTCTTAAGTGTCTGCGAAGCTACTTGTCCCAAAGAATCTCCCATTATCACACCGCTGCAACCAAGTTCGGTACCAAGGATCTTTGCAGTTCTTTGCATAGCTCTTTTACACATTACGCACTGGTAATTGCGATCGCATGACTTTGATATTATATCCTGTGAAATGCCATGAGGTGCAGAATACAACGGCATTTCTTGTCCAGTTACCTCTCTAAGTCTGACTGCCAATTCTTTTACTCTCTCTATCGCACGATCATCGGCAAATGGACGATTATCCATATGTAGTAGCACAACCTCTGCGCCCATTTTGGTCATTATGTAAGATGAGACCGGAGAATCAATACCTCCTGAAATCAATGATATGAATTTTATCTGTTTGTATTCGTTAGATTCGTATTTTGAAGTTGTTCCTGACATATTTACAACCTTTACTTGACTGCTACCTGTGTTTGATATCACACGTTTATGGCCCGTATTATCTTTACAATACTTATAGGTTTAATATGTTTTGGTCTATCAACCTAAAAATTACCATCTGCAGATAACATCATTTGTAAGATATGAATGCAAAATCTTTATACTTATCAATTGTTAAGTCCTACTATGCCTATAGTTCTAATAAGATATTCGGAAATAGGTTTGAAAAGCACGCCTGTTAGAACAAGATTTGAAAACCAATTGAAGGGAAAGATAATCTCCATGCTTGCATCAGACCGTATAGAAGCATTGGTCAAAAAGGGAAATGCTAGATTTTATGTAGAGTCGAATGACACCGATGGAGCAATCCGTTCTTTGAAAAAGGTCTTCGGTATTGCATCGATCTCGATAACTGAAGTATGCGGTACGAAAATGGATGAGATCTGCTCAAAGGCCGCAGAATACTCAATA contains:
- a CDS encoding prenyltransferase gives rise to the protein MSETVRNNISILRKVNLIFRFSYTIPFFLASICGSILALPYSPSLWMAVLIPLVVQILAVFVNFSNDYFDHGSGVDAMRFEMTKSHITDSEVLSKIYWEGNQFDTGMITEKQGKIIMAVIVAAIVLMSLPIIAYSGWKVIVLGLVGLFFAYFYTAPPLNLGARGLGETVVGISFLMMVACTFYVLTGTITQEVLLVSLVIGIAVGTMRMVDSMSAQEAHIANHEVSVSVILGTNGTIPVAKFMILTMYVLAACLSIFNPIFLLIFLSIPLSYKAWKTMDPGRSGWEIRVIPYFFGISLSIEILAMAAALLSMAI
- a CDS encoding radical SAM protein — its product is MGNISEFFGYAQWWMLFKLGKDVPLVDTIGIHYGCNLRCKHCGIADAVESNPKAETSLSYDQIIKDLKEMHKKGAKIAYFEGGEPTMWKDGEKDLGDLIDAAKDMGYYNIGYTTNGTTGTVFTNSDVISISLDGPKEIHDSIRGEGVFDKLMKTIDDLDFDGKIYANAVLQKDNIMYIREMAETIVQHPNIAGIVFNFITPPPYSIMPSFEERSAAIVEIKELKKKGFPILNSNKGLELLIHEDWDLKCPRKMSAFMLPGEIHMNGCPMTGTESCKHCGYAAVREYYLIGRGNPSTILEMSSVFAASKSSSDRH
- a CDS encoding phosphoribosylaminoimidazolecarboxamide formyltransferase, producing the protein MNEMQLKYGCNPNQQPARIFMKNGELPIKVLNGKPGYINLLDAFNGWQLVTGLKKATGYPAAASFKHVSPAGAAIGTPMSETLKKICFVDDMKMSPIAMAYAKARGADRMSSYGDFVSLSDVCDVPTAKLISREVSDGVIAPGYEDAALEILKSKRKGTYAVIQIDENYVPDTIEQKDVYGVTFEQARNEVEISDKLLNNMPTKNKNIPQNAKNDLLISLIVLKYTQSNSVCYVKDGQTIGIGAGQQSRVHCTRLAGEKADKWYLRQSPKALNLPFRNDIHRPDRDNAIDVYLSDYYEDVLSEGNWENIFTERPEPLTREEREQWIKTLKGVSVGSDAFFPFGDNIERARRSGVDYVAQTGGSIRDDNVIETCDKYNIAMAFTGVRLFHH
- a CDS encoding DUF3795 domain-containing protein gives rise to the protein MTAIDDIDKDLIAPCGMNCRLCMAYQREKNHCDGCRKDDGLKPNQCKVCIIKNCTTIQTNLSGFCFECNSFPCRRLKQLDKRYIGKYHMSMLENLEFIKSSGMTAFLEKEKERWTCEKCGNIVCVHRDLCPMCNEPKKYE
- the larE gene encoding ATP-dependent sacrificial sulfur transferase LarE, encoding MQDAYSLFGDYLKSAGKVAIAYSGGFDSAFMLAAASEFIPDDHIAIFVDTPMVSNRQRKNAKIIAETLNSPLIIVNLEWQDMPEVTKNNGQRCYFCKSAIYDNVRSIALDLGCDVSICGDNYDDLSADRPGRKAVDEYHISKPLEDLKISRKDIVEKVKSLDLGCTIIKDTCLSTRIPFGTPINENTMRSIESYEQAVRDLCGIEQVRFRYQEYHAKIQTSPPEIYRLKEKESELRNYFSKKGISIEIDPDGYKG
- a CDS encoding carbonic anhydrase, which translates into the protein MSKVLNEVLEANKQYALNFGDKKNLPLPPGRKFAVLTCMDARLDPAKFAGLSEGDAHVIRNAGGRASDDAIRSLIVSHKLLGTQEWFVIHHSDCGMLTFTNEVIGDLLKGSLKSAEFDGKEWKNTSEEGGSEEGQYINFLPFSNLEKSVTDDVDRIRNHPLVPGDIPIYGYVYDVRNGKLKEVKEATKVGKVR
- a CDS encoding radical SAM protein yields the protein MECDERTIKKAELSLGGGIKLPKGFVMPYRLSQSTAGPGAGSTSAVFSFDGCRVKKAISYDVGEFELNVSQDGTLFLTKNNEVFLKKVEIKPVVFHCPEQAFFNLDQRCIYNCAFCASPRLDKSITKGLTDTDIVAMIKDAMEDQKVVSVSLTSGVIENAETTVKRFISCVKAIRAEFPNIPIGVEPYISGEEDLRSLKDAGATEIKLNIEAANKTIFSKVCPELDYDLINEMLVKAVKVFGKGKVSSNIIYGLGETDGDLRDIMGRLASEGVIPGLRALRYNPYNRESLRSAIGDIPKVTPERAIRVSKMQKTIMERYGLTTMTCNTMCLECTCCDIVPFRDI
- a CDS encoding aminotransferase class I/II-fold pyridoxal phosphate-dependent enzyme, giving the protein MSERKYGNELGFQTRSVHTGNDVDKESGAIKRPITMANSYELPYDPTNLNWSDADVNLYTRNGGTNQRYLEEKIASLEGGEDCIVLASGVSALSGLFFALLKSGDHVVFSSVTYIAVYRLLNELLKSKFNVETTIVDTTDLDAVRAAIRPNTKLVHIETPGNPTLSVSDITEIAKIAHDNHALLSVDNTFASPFNQRPIELDADFSIESLTKYINGHGDAMGGAIIGKKTQLDVIRTQSQINLGGVISPFNAWLIMRGSVTLPLRMKVHNYNALKIAEYLECLPCVSFVSYPGLKSHKNYHTALKQMHPGFGGVLAFGLKADHDAHNKFISHLRIITSAVSLGHDESLIVFLGENDERQYLYPKEFNKGFFRFSVGIEDLDDLIKDIDQALEKTGLL
- a CDS encoding tRNA 4-thiouridine(8) synthase ThiI, with the translated sequence MKFISLISGGIDSPVSSYIMTKMGAEVVLLHMDNRPFADDRAIERVKELAVRLREVTGQEMPLYSAPHGISQDIISKSCDRNYQCVMCKRAMQRTAKILGTELGCSGVIMGDSLGQVASQTLKNIRSENIELNYPVIRPLIGYDKLEIEAIAKEIGTFDISIKQVSGCTILPTNPITEANPEKIYVFDKSVQLQSLAETAARNTIRVS
- a CDS encoding GTP-binding protein, with the translated sequence MSKTPVTIITGYLGSGKTTLMNDFLKKNQDKQIALIVNDLGTVNVDSNLIKNGNVIENKTLREMTGGCICCTLRDKFMSELQQVAVTGKFESILVEASGVSNPTGICQGFMIYEQQKREMAFYLNNVISVVDASRIFTEFLDDISKKGNDTEDSDIVNLVMDQIEFCNVLILNKCDLLNKEDLENVRSVVKGLQPDAKLIETVQGKVDTTDIFDSNVFDFFKVLSSSTYQKSLDRDQANEKKGMDDFGITSFVFVEKRPLNYKKFSKFLDNYPKTLIRSKGYIWFSNKPKIMMLFEQAGKNLMLTGVSEWVAAYSKKEREEIFSYYPDIKENWDEKYGDRKNELVLIGRDYNRDDIISNLKNCIDDRY